One genomic region from Nostoc sphaeroides encodes:
- a CDS encoding RNA-guided endonuclease InsQ/TnpB family protein — MIVFEAKLEGQNEQYRALDEAIRTARFVRNSCLRYWMDNKGIGRYDLNKFCAVLAASIEFPWVDKLNSMARQASAERAWSAIARFFDNCKKGKPGKKGFPKFKKEQTHGSVEYKTCGWKLSDDRRYITFSDGFKAGTFKLWGTRDLHFYQLKQFKRVRVVRRADGYYCQFCIDQERVERREPTGKTIGIDVGLNHFYTDSNGETVPNPRHLRKSEKSLRRLQRRMSKTKKGSQNRIKFRNKLARKHLKVSRQRKDFAVKTARCVVRSNDLVAYEDLMVRNMVKNHPLAKSISDASWSLFRDWVEYFGKVFGVVTVAVPPHYTSQNCSNCGEVVKKTFLTRTHVCPHCGHTQDRDWNAARNILEKGLSTAGHVGTNASGETDQYLSEETPSSKSTRGKRKPRERSLESPPSTK, encoded by the coding sequence ATGATCGTATTTGAGGCAAAACTTGAAGGACAAAACGAGCAGTATCGAGCGCTTGATGAAGCGATTCGTACTGCTCGTTTTGTGCGTAATAGCTGCCTGAGATACTGGATGGACAATAAGGGCATTGGACGCTATGACCTAAATAAATTTTGCGCTGTACTTGCAGCCAGTATTGAGTTTCCTTGGGTTGACAAGCTGAACTCAATGGCAAGACAAGCCAGTGCTGAAAGGGCGTGGTCTGCAATCGCTCGGTTCTTTGATAACTGCAAAAAAGGTAAACCAGGGAAAAAGGGATTTCCAAAGTTTAAGAAAGAACAAACGCATGGTTCTGTTGAGTACAAAACCTGTGGATGGAAACTTTCTGATGACCGCAGGTATATCACTTTCTCGGATGGATTTAAGGCAGGAACCTTTAAACTCTGGGGAACTCGTGACCTGCATTTCTACCAGCTTAAACAGTTTAAAAGGGTGCGGGTTGTACGTCGTGCAGATGGCTATTATTGCCAATTTTGCATTGACCAAGAGCGAGTTGAAAGACGAGAACCAACAGGAAAAACTATTGGTATTGATGTTGGACTGAACCATTTCTACACCGATAGTAACGGAGAGACAGTCCCCAATCCTAGACATCTTCGCAAGAGTGAGAAGTCTTTGAGGCGGTTGCAACGCCGGATGTCTAAGACTAAAAAAGGTTCTCAAAACAGAATTAAGTTTAGAAATAAACTTGCACGGAAACACCTCAAAGTAAGTCGCCAGCGTAAAGACTTTGCCGTTAAGACAGCAAGGTGCGTGGTGAGGTCTAACGACCTTGTAGCGTATGAAGATTTGATGGTGCGGAATATGGTGAAAAATCACCCCTTGGCTAAGTCTATTAGTGATGCTTCGTGGTCGTTGTTTCGTGATTGGGTTGAGTATTTCGGTAAGGTGTTTGGTGTGGTCACGGTTGCCGTTCCACCTCACTACACCAGTCAGAATTGCTCTAACTGTGGCGAGGTTGTCAAAAAGACGTTCTTAACCAGAACTCATGTTTGTCCTCATTGTGGGCATACCCAAGACAGGGATTGGAACGCAGCGCGGAACATATTAGAAAAAGGATTGAGTACGGCGGGTCACGTCGGAACTAACGCCTCTGGAGAGACTGACCAATACTTGAGTGAGGAAACTCCTTCAAGCAAGTCAACTCGTGGAAAGAGGAAACCCAGAGAGCGATCTTTGGAATCCCCACCCTCAACGAAGTAG
- a CDS encoding M16 family metallopeptidase, whose product MSQKLTNTVFPASVFRLDSGLTFIHQEIPTTPVVVADVWVRAGASLEPEPWFGMAHFLEHMIFKGTATLPPGMFDSKVENRGGVSNAATSYDYAHYSLTTAAPYLKDTLPYLGELLLNAAIPEDEFSRERDVVLEEIRSCQDDSDWIGFQALIQSIYPHHPYGRSVLGTEQELMQQSPEAMRCFHRTHYQPENMTVVIAGGIAQQPAWEMVNHSFTDFAERSNCPQFEKVAKPVITGIHRQELYLPRIEQARLLMAWLVPGVEEIRAGYGLDLLSVLLAEGRTSRLVRDLREDLQLVQGIYSSFSLQRESSLFTITAWLEPENLEEVESLICAYLDDLQTTGISEQELARTRRLLCNEYAFSTETPNQLTGLYGYYNTIAQAELAVTYPQQIQSFDAKELQKLAKEYLSPENYAVTVLKPC is encoded by the coding sequence TTGTCACAAAAACTAACTAATACAGTATTTCCAGCCTCGGTCTTCCGACTAGACAGTGGTTTAACTTTTATTCATCAAGAGATTCCCACTACTCCTGTAGTTGTGGCGGATGTTTGGGTACGTGCTGGAGCAAGCCTAGAGCCAGAACCGTGGTTTGGCATGGCGCACTTTTTAGAACACATGATTTTTAAAGGTACGGCGACGCTACCCCCTGGAATGTTCGATTCTAAAGTTGAAAACCGGGGTGGCGTGAGTAATGCGGCGACAAGCTATGATTATGCTCATTATTCTCTCACCACAGCTGCCCCTTATTTAAAAGATACTCTGCCCTACTTGGGAGAGCTACTGCTGAATGCGGCAATTCCAGAAGATGAATTTAGCCGCGAACGAGACGTGGTGCTAGAAGAAATTCGTTCTTGTCAGGACGATTCTGACTGGATAGGCTTTCAAGCGCTGATTCAAAGCATCTATCCGCATCATCCTTACGGACGTTCGGTGTTGGGTACTGAGCAAGAACTGATGCAGCAATCGCCAGAAGCAATGCGCTGTTTTCACCGCACTCACTATCAACCGGAAAACATGACGGTGGTAATTGCAGGAGGTATAGCCCAGCAACCAGCTTGGGAAATGGTAAATCATTCATTTACTGATTTTGCCGAACGCTCGAATTGTCCGCAGTTTGAGAAAGTGGCGAAGCCAGTAATAACAGGTATTCATCGTCAAGAACTGTATTTACCACGCATAGAACAAGCGCGATTATTGATGGCGTGGCTGGTTCCTGGAGTAGAAGAAATTCGCGCCGGCTATGGTTTAGATTTGTTGTCAGTGTTATTGGCAGAAGGGCGAACTTCGCGTTTAGTGCGTGATTTACGAGAAGACTTGCAATTGGTACAGGGAATTTACAGTAGTTTTTCTCTACAACGGGAATCGAGTTTATTTACAATTACTGCCTGGTTGGAACCAGAAAATCTGGAGGAAGTTGAGTCCTTAATTTGCGCTTATTTGGATGATTTGCAGACTACAGGAATTAGTGAACAGGAACTTGCTCGTACACGCAGACTGCTATGTAATGAGTATGCGTTTTCTACCGAAACGCCAAATCAGCTTACAGGGCTTTATGGGTATTACAATACCATCGCCCAAGCTGAATTAGCTGTGACATATCCCCAGCAGATTCAGTCTTTTGATGCCAAAGAACTGCAAAAATTAGCTAAAGAGTATCTTTCCCCAGAGAATTATGCGGTTACTGTACTTAAACCGTGTTAG
- a CDS encoding cobalamin biosynthesis protein, which translates to MQQVLWVGIGCKRGTSWQLIDGAIEQVFRENQLFQSAIAGLATIDTKASEVGLVELCNLRNFPLKTFSAQILRCVCVPNPATIIDHKVGTPSVAEAAAILAATQIPLLTASPFTNTEALGVRFLIPKQIFQLKGQPGAVTLAVAQASNKLMRV; encoded by the coding sequence GTGCAACAGGTTTTATGGGTAGGAATCGGTTGTAAACGGGGAACCTCATGGCAGTTGATTGATGGGGCAATTGAGCAAGTCTTTCGAGAAAATCAACTTTTTCAAAGTGCGATCGCAGGTCTTGCTACCATTGACACTAAAGCCTCAGAAGTTGGTTTAGTTGAACTTTGCAACCTACGCAATTTCCCCCTAAAAACCTTTTCTGCCCAAATCCTTCGTTGTGTCTGTGTCCCCAACCCTGCCACAATTATCGACCATAAAGTAGGTACACCTAGCGTAGCAGAGGCAGCTGCTATTCTTGCAGCCACTCAAATCCCGTTGTTGACTGCTTCCCCTTTTACGAATACAGAAGCATTGGGAGTGAGATTCCTAATTCCTAAACAAATTTTCCAGCTAAAAGGGCAACCAGGAGCGGTAACGCTAGCTGTTGCCCAAGCCTCAAATAAGCTGATGCGCGTCTAA
- a CDS encoding peptidoglycan-binding domain-containing protein translates to MQSSLTASILSYLKLLDPTVNRCRMEKRPKRSKSFSAIEILLFSTTPLLIASTAVVSIAAPPKIAQVNPGNSINRPILKVGSQGERVSELQAALKLLGFYSGAVDGTYSENTANAVSRFKQAAGLNPDGIVDASTWQRLFPNQPVAASTIPSSQPRFNSATNFPVPTQASNVTKVINSNPPRQAVTQVPTNPEPRPTTPRQAVTQVATSPEPRPATPRQAVRKVPNSPEPRPATPRRTTTSSTQKMPNRTTSTTRTQSTTRTRQTTRTQPNTTTKRTPGIQYTSEGLPILRRGLRGSEVVKLQQQLKKLGLLKGDVDGDFGETTEAAVKAAQKRYGLEADGVVGGSTWEVLLRR, encoded by the coding sequence ATGCAAAGCAGCCTGACAGCAAGTATTTTGAGTTACTTAAAATTACTAGACCCAACTGTAAATCGCTGTAGAATGGAAAAACGGCCAAAGAGGTCTAAATCTTTCTCAGCCATTGAAATACTCTTGTTCTCCACTACGCCTCTTTTGATTGCCTCAACGGCTGTAGTATCAATAGCAGCGCCACCAAAAATTGCCCAAGTAAATCCTGGAAATAGCATTAACCGCCCTATCCTCAAAGTTGGTAGTCAAGGCGAACGCGTATCTGAACTCCAGGCAGCTCTAAAACTTTTGGGTTTTTATTCTGGTGCTGTAGATGGTACATATAGTGAGAATACAGCCAATGCTGTTTCCCGGTTTAAACAAGCTGCTGGTTTGAATCCAGATGGCATTGTGGATGCTAGCACTTGGCAACGACTTTTCCCTAATCAACCAGTAGCAGCATCAACCATCCCTTCATCCCAGCCAAGATTTAACTCAGCTACTAATTTTCCTGTTCCAACCCAGGCTAGCAATGTCACCAAGGTTATAAATTCCAACCCTCCAAGACAAGCTGTAACACAAGTTCCGACTAACCCCGAACCAAGACCTACTACCCCAAGACAAGCTGTAACACAAGTTGCGACTAGCCCTGAACCAAGACCTGCTACCCCAAGACAAGCTGTAAGAAAAGTTCCGAACAGCCCTGAACCAAGACCTGCTACCCCAAGAAGAACTACAACTTCAAGCACACAGAAAATGCCGAATCGGACTACATCAACTACTCGAACTCAGTCAACTACACGCACTCGGCAAACTACTCGAACTCAGCCAAACACAACTACTAAGCGAACCCCTGGTATTCAATACACCTCAGAAGGATTGCCAATTTTGCGTAGAGGATTACGTGGTTCTGAAGTTGTTAAGTTGCAACAACAACTGAAAAAGCTTGGTTTATTGAAAGGCGATGTTGATGGAGACTTTGGCGAGACAACCGAAGCTGCTGTGAAAGCTGCACAAAAGCGCTATGGTTTAGAAGCTGACGGTGTAGTTGGTGGTTCTACTTGGGAAGTTCTTTTGCGGCGTTAA
- a CDS encoding type II toxin-antitoxin system HicB family antitoxin, with translation MRYTVVIEKGETSYGAYVPDLPGCVAVGETLEEVKQMIAAAIEFHLEGMLEDGLPIPKPTSIAHEVEVANYIKI, from the coding sequence ATGCGTTATACAGTTGTGATTGAAAAGGGAGAAACTAGTTACGGCGCTTATGTCCCTGATTTACCCGGTTGTGTAGCTGTGGGTGAAACTTTAGAAGAAGTCAAGCAGATGATTGCAGCAGCGATTGAATTTCATCTAGAAGGAATGCTAGAAGATGGTTTACCTATCCCTAAACCTACAAGCATTGCTCATGAGGTTGAAGTTGCAAACTACATCAAAATATAA
- a CDS encoding phage holin family protein has translation MKHFLLTWLGTAVALFLTANIVPGFFIKNFVTALIAALVIGLVNAFVRPILQILTFPITLLTFGLFTLVINALTLWLASALTPGSGFEIRGFLPALLGSIVLAIVSSIINYFLRVVD, from the coding sequence ATGAAACACTTTTTATTAACTTGGCTCGGTACTGCGGTGGCGTTATTTCTGACTGCCAATATCGTTCCGGGATTCTTTATCAAGAATTTTGTGACTGCCTTGATAGCTGCCCTTGTTATTGGTCTGGTTAATGCTTTTGTTAGACCAATTTTACAGATTTTGACTTTTCCAATTACCTTGCTCACTTTTGGTTTATTTACGTTGGTAATCAACGCTTTAACCCTTTGGTTAGCAAGTGCCTTAACTCCTGGTTCTGGTTTTGAGATTCGGGGGTTTTTACCTGCTTTGTTAGGTTCAATTGTGCTAGCTATTGTTTCTAGCATAATTAACTATTTTTTGAGAGTTGTTGACTAG
- a CDS encoding Uma2 family endonuclease — protein MVRTPSKSITLAEFLMLPETKPASEYIDGQIIQKPMAQGEHSTIQGELIITVNAVLKPQKVARAYPELRCTFGGRSIIPDVAVFTWERIPRKENGRVANLFSAAPDWTIEILLPDQRQTKVTKNILHCLNYETQMGWLIDPEEQTVFVYIRNQQPVMLDELEGLLPVPDFASELRLTVGDLFGWLLE, from the coding sequence ATGGTACGGACACCATCAAAAAGCATAACTTTGGCAGAGTTTCTCATGTTACCAGAAACAAAGCCCGCTAGTGAATACATCGATGGTCAAATTATTCAAAAACCAATGGCACAGGGTGAACATAGCACTATTCAAGGCGAACTGATTATTACTGTTAATGCTGTCTTGAAACCCCAAAAAGTTGCACGAGCATATCCAGAACTGCGGTGTACTTTTGGTGGCAGATCAATTATCCCGGATGTAGCGGTATTTACTTGGGAGAGAATACCTCGCAAAGAAAATGGCAGGGTAGCAAATTTATTTTCAGCAGCTCCCGATTGGACTATTGAGATTTTATTACCTGACCAAAGACAAACGAAAGTTACAAAAAATATTCTCCATTGTCTGAATTATGAAACACAAATGGGTTGGCTGATCGATCCAGAAGAACAAACGGTATTTGTATACATCCGCAATCAACAGCCAGTCATGTTGGATGAATTAGAAGGTTTACTGCCTGTGCCAGATTTTGCAAGTGAGTTGAGGCTGACAGTAGGAGATTTATTTGGTTGGCTGTTGGAGTAA
- a CDS encoding M16 family metallopeptidase: protein MTTLLQKSPIHRTVLNNGIVVLVAENSAADIIAARIFVRAGSCNENREQAGLAHLLSAVMTKGCDGLSSLEIAEKVESVGASLSADAGTDYFLLSFKTVTSDFGEILTLAGQILRSPTFPETQVELERRLALQDIRSQKEQPFNVAFEQMRQVMYQNHPYAMSVLGDETTMSRLTRADLVDYHQTYFRPDNVVISIAGRVTPTDAAALVEEVFADWQAPAQALPILNLPEIKVEPQVRLKPVQTQQSIVMLGYLGTSVNSVDYAALKLLCTYLGNGLSSRLFVELREKRGLAYEVSAFYSTRLFPASFVVYMGTAPENTSIALEGLRTEVDLLCTTEVSDSALQAAKNKILGQYALGKQTNGQIAQIYGWYEILGLGIDFDTKFQELIAAVSAKDAIAAACKYLKEPYLSLVGQEEAINGAIA from the coding sequence ATGACAACCTTGCTGCAAAAATCGCCTATCCATCGTACCGTATTGAATAATGGCATTGTCGTGCTGGTGGCAGAAAATTCTGCTGCGGACATTATTGCGGCGCGAATTTTTGTGCGTGCTGGCAGTTGTAATGAAAACCGGGAGCAAGCAGGGTTGGCACATTTGCTATCAGCAGTGATGACAAAGGGATGCGATGGTCTTTCTAGTTTGGAAATTGCAGAAAAAGTCGAGTCTGTAGGAGCGAGTTTAAGTGCAGATGCTGGCACTGATTATTTTTTGCTATCTTTCAAGACGGTAACATCCGATTTTGGAGAAATTTTAACATTAGCAGGGCAGATTTTGCGATCGCCTACTTTTCCCGAAACTCAAGTGGAACTAGAACGGCGTTTAGCACTCCAAGATATTCGTTCCCAAAAAGAGCAACCGTTCAATGTCGCCTTTGAACAAATGCGGCAGGTAATGTACCAAAATCATCCTTATGCTATGTCAGTGCTGGGAGATGAAACCACTATGAGCCGCTTAACCCGTGCGGATTTAGTGGATTATCACCAAACTTATTTTCGTCCAGATAATGTAGTAATTAGTATTGCAGGTAGAGTCACACCCACAGATGCAGCCGCGTTGGTAGAAGAAGTTTTTGCTGATTGGCAAGCGCCAGCCCAAGCACTACCAATACTAAATTTACCTGAGATTAAGGTGGAACCACAGGTAAGGCTGAAGCCAGTACAGACACAACAATCAATCGTGATGCTTGGTTATTTGGGAACATCGGTTAATTCTGTTGACTACGCCGCCCTGAAGTTACTGTGTACCTACTTGGGAAATGGGCTTTCTAGCCGCTTGTTTGTCGAATTGCGGGAAAAGCGCGGTTTAGCTTACGAAGTATCCGCCTTTTACTCCACAAGGCTATTTCCAGCCTCGTTTGTGGTTTACATGGGTACAGCACCAGAGAATACCAGCATTGCCCTAGAAGGACTGCGTACTGAAGTAGATTTGTTATGTACCACCGAAGTATCTGATAGCGCACTCCAGGCTGCTAAAAATAAGATTTTGGGGCAGTACGCTTTGGGTAAACAAACGAACGGGCAAATTGCTCAGATATACGGCTGGTATGAAATTTTGGGCTTAGGAATTGATTTTGACACCAAGTTCCAAGAATTGATTGCGGCGGTGAGTGCCAAGGATGCCATCGCAGCAGCTTGTAAGTATTTAAAAGAGCCTTACTTGTCTTTAGTTGGTCAAGAAGAAGCAATTAATGGTGCGATCGCATAA
- a CDS encoding PAN domain-containing protein produces MKLTIVAAWQYAKKNFVFPKNIIFFGLALLLILGFSTAVNFTPLAQPAIAQLGPLSTTIPRYVVTAEFGRDRGGSDYTTFVTTSPSASVCQEACINDSKCAAYTYVRPGLQGANAVCALKSPAPASTPNSCCVSGVKL; encoded by the coding sequence ATGAAATTAACAATAGTCGCAGCTTGGCAATATGCAAAGAAAAATTTTGTTTTCCCAAAAAATATAATATTCTTTGGGTTAGCACTTTTACTGATTTTAGGTTTTAGTACGGCTGTAAACTTCACACCATTGGCTCAACCTGCCATAGCTCAACTGGGTCCACTCTCAACCACTATTCCACGTTATGTCGTAACTGCTGAATTTGGTAGAGATAGAGGAGGTAGCGATTACACAACTTTTGTGACGACTTCACCATCCGCTTCAGTTTGCCAGGAGGCTTGTATTAATGATAGCAAATGTGCCGCTTACACCTATGTTCGACCAGGATTACAAGGTGCTAATGCTGTTTGTGCTTTAAAATCTCCAGCACCAGCATCAACACCAAATAGCTGCTGTGTATCCGGTGTGAAATTGTAA
- the argS gene encoding arginine--tRNA ligase, which produces MNATQEKLKVQLGAAIVAAFGADLAGVDPILVSASNPKFGDYQANVALSLSKKLGKQPRAIAGAIVDKLDVSEICEPPEIAGPGFINLKLKTAYLEAQLNAIQADPRLGVPAAKTPKREIVDFSSPNIAKEMHVGHLRSTIIGDAIARILEFQGHDVLRLNHVGDWGTQFGMLIAYLREVYPDALTTANALDIGDLVSFYRKAKLRFDTDAAFQETARQEVVRLQAGAEDTLHAWKLLCEQSRREFQIIYELLDIKLTERGESFYNPLLPKVVEDLDKSGLLVENQGAKCVFLEGFTNREGEPLPLIVQKSDGGYNYATTDLASLRYRIQQDQAKRIIYVTDSGQGNHFAQFFQVAGKAGWIPDDVELVHVPFGLVLGEDGKKLKTRSGDTVRLRDLLDEAVSRAHADLKTRLQEEERQETEDFINEVARVVGISAVKYADLSQNRTSNYIFSYDKMLDFKGNTAPYMLYAYARIQGISRKGDINFKELGNNAVLLEHETELALAKYLLQLDEVINSVEQDLLPNRLCEYLYELSKKFNQFYDRNQGVQVLEAQEPQRTSRLILCDLTARTLKLGLELLGIEVLERM; this is translated from the coding sequence ATGAACGCTACACAAGAAAAACTAAAAGTTCAGCTAGGAGCCGCAATAGTTGCGGCTTTTGGCGCTGATTTGGCTGGAGTAGATCCAATTTTGGTTTCTGCTAGCAATCCTAAATTTGGTGATTATCAGGCGAATGTGGCTTTATCCCTGAGTAAAAAGTTAGGCAAGCAACCAAGAGCGATCGCAGGTGCGATCGTTGATAAACTAGATGTATCCGAAATCTGCGAACCGCCAGAAATCGCTGGGCCAGGATTTATCAATCTGAAACTGAAAACGGCATACCTAGAAGCACAACTGAATGCGATTCAAGCTGATCCCAGGTTGGGAGTTCCCGCCGCGAAAACGCCCAAGCGGGAAATTGTCGATTTTTCCAGTCCGAATATTGCCAAAGAAATGCATGTTGGACACTTGCGTTCTACAATTATTGGTGATGCGATCGCTCGAATTTTAGAATTTCAAGGACACGATGTTTTGCGGTTAAATCATGTGGGTGACTGGGGTACGCAGTTTGGCATGTTAATCGCCTATCTGCGGGAAGTTTACCCAGACGCGCTTACTACCGCTAATGCTTTAGATATTGGTGATTTAGTCTCTTTTTACCGCAAAGCTAAACTGCGGTTTGATACAGATGCAGCTTTTCAAGAAACAGCACGGCAAGAAGTCGTAAGATTACAAGCAGGTGCAGAAGATACACTTCATGCTTGGAAACTGCTGTGCGAACAATCACGGCGAGAGTTTCAAATAATTTATGAGTTGCTGGATATCAAGTTAACTGAACGGGGCGAATCTTTTTACAACCCCTTGTTACCAAAAGTTGTGGAAGATTTAGATAAATCGGGGTTACTGGTAGAAAATCAAGGCGCAAAATGCGTTTTCTTGGAAGGATTTACAAATAGAGAAGGTGAACCTTTGCCCTTAATTGTGCAGAAATCAGATGGCGGTTATAACTACGCCACAACTGATTTAGCATCACTTCGCTACCGGATTCAGCAGGATCAAGCAAAGCGGATAATTTATGTAACAGATTCTGGACAAGGAAACCACTTTGCCCAATTTTTCCAGGTAGCAGGCAAAGCTGGATGGATTCCCGATGATGTGGAATTAGTGCATGTGCCCTTTGGGTTGGTGTTAGGAGAAGATGGGAAGAAATTGAAAACTCGTTCTGGGGATACTGTGCGGTTACGGGATTTATTGGATGAAGCTGTTTCTCGTGCCCATGCTGACCTAAAAACTAGATTACAAGAAGAAGAACGCCAAGAAACTGAAGACTTTATTAATGAAGTTGCTAGGGTAGTTGGGATCAGTGCAGTTAAATATGCAGACTTAAGCCAAAACCGCACTAGTAACTACATTTTCAGCTACGACAAAATGCTGGATTTCAAAGGGAATACTGCGCCTTATATGTTATATGCTTATGCGCGGATTCAGGGAATTAGCCGTAAGGGTGATATTAACTTTAAGGAGTTGGGAAATAATGCTGTTTTGTTGGAGCATGAAACAGAATTAGCGCTGGCAAAATATTTACTTCAATTGGATGAAGTTATTAATAGTGTAGAGCAAGATTTGCTGCCCAATCGTTTATGTGAGTATTTGTATGAACTGAGTAAGAAGTTTAATCAGTTTTATGATCGCAATCAGGGAGTTCAGGTTTTGGAGGCACAGGAACCGCAACGGACATCACGCTTGATTCTGTGTGATTTGACTGCTAGAACTCTGAAGTTGGGATTGGAGTTGTTGGGAATTGAGGTATTGGAGAGGATGTAA